A part of Pseudoalteromonas arctica A 37-1-2 genomic DNA contains:
- a CDS encoding AraC family transcriptional regulator, which yields MDVLSSVLSHFSLNANVFFSGNMCGTSDFSEDQGVGHLHLLRSGTLKVRSNSGFEVALSKPSVIFFPHSTGHCLFSDKSDGADLVCAQISYQSGGHSPLLQALPFCLNYELTGDGLLEQSAFWIFEEAFKDASGKHLIIDRLCDVFLISVLRKVLEEGAIKSGMMAGLTHPQLAKVLIKIHQTPEQNWSLSTMAEECGMSRSKFADTFKRVIEQTPADYLADWRLSVAKKLILKNQNMDLVANQVGYENGSALARVFRKKTGQAPKEWLLSQQ from the coding sequence ATGGACGTACTTTCGAGTGTGTTGAGTCATTTTTCACTTAATGCGAATGTGTTTTTTAGCGGCAATATGTGTGGTACGAGCGATTTTAGTGAGGATCAAGGTGTTGGGCATTTACATTTATTACGTTCTGGTACGTTAAAGGTGCGTAGTAATAGTGGCTTTGAAGTAGCTTTGTCTAAGCCTTCGGTTATCTTTTTTCCTCACTCTACAGGGCACTGTTTGTTTTCGGATAAAAGCGACGGTGCTGATTTAGTGTGCGCACAAATTAGCTATCAAAGCGGTGGGCATAGCCCTTTATTACAGGCTCTCCCTTTTTGTTTAAATTATGAATTAACAGGGGATGGATTGTTAGAGCAAAGCGCTTTTTGGATTTTTGAAGAGGCATTTAAAGACGCCAGCGGTAAGCATTTAATTATAGACCGCTTATGCGATGTGTTTTTAATTAGTGTGCTGCGAAAAGTACTAGAAGAGGGCGCAATTAAAAGTGGGATGATGGCTGGGCTTACTCATCCTCAGTTGGCTAAAGTATTAATAAAAATACACCAAACCCCAGAACAAAATTGGTCGCTCAGCACTATGGCTGAGGAGTGTGGTATGTCGCGTTCTAAATTTGCCGATACGTTTAAGCGAGTAATTGAGCAAACACCGGCTGACTATTTGGCTGATTGGCGTTTATCGGTTGCTAAAAAGCTTATTTTAAAAAATCAAAATATGGATTTAGTGGCTAATCAGGTTGGGTACGAAAATGGCTCTGCACTCGCCCGTGTATTTAGAAAAAAAACAGGGCAAGCGCCAAAAGAGTGGTTATTGAGTCAGCAGTAA
- a CDS encoding alpha/beta hydrolase, which translates to MLFHPHGKSYIFAPLLIILLSACTSNPALMPTPNLFVSTPYSEAQVPKNLHTTSMELLYVTDRAISEKEGVMYNASRSPSIAYGVAKVNFGDRSLQWSELLKQSSLKNRSANLTYVMEKADELGRFPLSPYKFRRVKNKLQIDEDILERKIFHETQLNKNINQRLKNSNNKDVILFVHGFNNTFNESVFTLAGIWHFLNRQGVPIVYSWPAAATGLTGYFEDKESGQFTIFHLKETLRLLFKNPEIENIHIIAHSRGTDVVTTTLRELIIENRASGGNPREDLRIENLILAAPDLDFGIIKQRLMAEQFGPAFGQITIYTSQEDSALGISQWLTNSLSFGRLNTKDVNINEQDIFTSVGNVSLIKVPKSGSLIGHDYFHSDPAVSSDLINLILHKASPGSKKRPLQKLENNFWSLDSNYLIKNE; encoded by the coding sequence ATGCTTTTTCACCCTCACGGTAAATCCTATATTTTCGCCCCTTTGCTCATTATTTTGCTATCTGCTTGTACTTCAAACCCAGCTTTAATGCCTACACCCAATTTATTTGTAAGTACGCCTTATTCAGAAGCCCAAGTACCTAAAAACCTACATACAACAAGTATGGAATTGCTCTATGTTACAGACCGAGCAATTTCTGAAAAAGAGGGGGTTATGTATAACGCAAGTCGCTCGCCATCAATTGCGTACGGTGTAGCAAAAGTAAATTTTGGCGATAGGTCGTTGCAGTGGAGTGAGCTATTAAAGCAAAGTAGTCTTAAAAATCGCTCCGCAAATTTGACTTACGTAATGGAGAAAGCCGATGAATTAGGTCGCTTTCCTTTATCGCCTTATAAATTTAGACGCGTAAAAAACAAACTCCAAATTGACGAAGATATTTTAGAACGAAAGATTTTTCACGAAACCCAGTTAAACAAAAACATTAATCAGCGTTTAAAAAACAGTAATAATAAAGACGTTATTTTGTTTGTGCATGGCTTTAATAATACCTTTAACGAATCGGTATTTACCCTTGCCGGTATATGGCATTTTTTGAACCGACAAGGCGTACCTATTGTTTACTCTTGGCCTGCCGCCGCCACAGGATTAACCGGCTATTTTGAAGATAAAGAGTCTGGTCAATTTACTATTTTTCATTTAAAAGAAACTTTGCGACTGCTTTTCAAAAATCCTGAAATAGAAAACATTCATATTATTGCGCATAGCCGTGGCACCGATGTAGTAACCACAACACTTAGAGAGCTTATAATTGAGAACAGAGCCAGTGGCGGAAATCCCCGCGAAGACCTGCGTATTGAAAACTTAATTTTAGCAGCCCCTGATCTCGATTTTGGTATTATTAAACAAAGACTAATGGCAGAGCAATTTGGACCTGCATTTGGACAAATCACCATTTACACCTCTCAAGAAGATAGCGCATTGGGTATTTCACAGTGGCTAACAAACAGCTTGAGCTTTGGTCGGCTAAACACCAAAGATGTAAACATAAACGAGCAAGACATATTCACTTCTGTAGGTAACGTAAGCCTAATTAAAGTACCTAAATCTGGCAGCCTAATCGGCCATGACTACTTTCATAGTGATCCTGCGGTAAGTTCTGATCTTATTAATTTGATATTACATAAAGCATCGCCAGGCTCTAAAAAACGACCTCTACAAAAGCTCGAAAACAACTTTTGGTCGCTCGATTCAAATTACTTAATTAAAAACGAATAG
- a CDS encoding serine hydrolase domain-containing protein, with protein MIKSFYASCLLALSLLTPSLVKANPTASQYQEILNDNLAENEPGVSVIISKNGKVLFKGTRGLANLEHNIALNEQSVLRLGSISKQFTAAAIMMLQEQGKLAVTDDIHKYVASFPTEGNLVTIENLLTHTSGIANYTDDDDLFDKEIQVPTSVDDALARFAKHPMVFKPGEAMAYSNTGYSLLGKIIEVASGQSYKDFIEQHIFKKLKMNQSSYEGQELVTHRASGYEQTEQGFINTSYINMDWPYAAGALISTPTDLSIWFSALSSGKLISKAGYEKMVSPFKLNDGSFSSYGYGLIIKPLNEYTVIKHTGGINGFLAHARYIPEQKLYVAVLANSNHINPIFINEKLTASALGIALPEFKKADVTAQQLAPVLGDYRIDENTLRSLIFENDVLYSKRTGGNKTKLITMSKNSFYYPNSNNYLVIEKNSQGQLVMKYFSGLSTTPTEAIKI; from the coding sequence ATGATTAAGTCATTTTACGCTAGCTGTTTGTTAGCCCTCTCGCTATTAACACCCAGCCTTGTAAAAGCAAACCCGACGGCCTCGCAGTATCAGGAAATTCTTAACGATAACCTTGCTGAAAACGAGCCTGGGGTATCGGTAATTATAAGTAAAAATGGCAAAGTACTTTTTAAAGGAACGCGCGGGCTTGCCAACCTTGAACATAACATTGCACTTAATGAGCAAAGCGTTTTGCGTTTAGGTTCTATTTCAAAACAATTTACTGCAGCTGCAATTATGATGCTGCAAGAGCAAGGTAAGCTAGCGGTTACCGATGATATTCATAAGTATGTTGCAAGCTTTCCAACAGAGGGCAACCTCGTCACAATCGAAAACTTATTAACCCACACCTCAGGCATCGCCAACTACACAGATGACGACGACTTATTCGATAAAGAAATACAAGTACCCACCAGCGTTGACGATGCACTAGCGCGATTTGCCAAACACCCAATGGTGTTTAAACCCGGCGAAGCGATGGCTTATTCAAATACCGGTTATTCACTGCTTGGGAAAATAATTGAAGTAGCAAGTGGCCAGTCTTACAAAGACTTTATTGAACAACACATATTTAAAAAACTAAAAATGAATCAGAGTAGTTATGAAGGGCAAGAACTTGTTACCCATCGCGCATCTGGCTATGAGCAAACAGAGCAAGGATTTATCAACACCAGCTACATTAATATGGATTGGCCATATGCCGCAGGTGCGCTTATATCTACTCCAACTGACCTAAGTATTTGGTTTAGTGCGTTATCGTCTGGCAAGCTTATTAGTAAAGCAGGTTATGAGAAGATGGTAAGCCCTTTTAAACTCAATGACGGCAGCTTTTCATCCTACGGTTACGGATTAATTATTAAGCCTTTGAATGAATACACCGTAATTAAACACACTGGCGGAATAAATGGCTTTTTGGCACACGCACGTTACATACCAGAGCAAAAGCTATATGTAGCAGTACTGGCTAATTCAAACCACATAAATCCTATTTTTATCAACGAAAAACTCACAGCCAGCGCACTGGGTATTGCACTCCCCGAGTTTAAAAAAGCAGATGTAACAGCGCAGCAATTAGCCCCCGTATTGGGTGATTACCGGATTGATGAAAACACCTTACGCAGCCTAATTTTTGAAAACGACGTTTTGTATTCCAAGCGCACCGGTGGCAATAAAACAAAACTTATTACAATGTCTAAAAATAGCTTTTACTACCCTAATTCAAACAATTACTTAGTAATAGAAAAAAACAGCCAAGGCCAATTGGTAATGAAGTATTTTAGTGGATTATCAACAACGCCTACTGAGGCGATTAAGATTTAG